In the genome of Deltaproteobacteria bacterium, the window GAAAAGGTGCCGGACTACGATCCTTCCTTGATCCGATTTTCCGATTGATAGCACGATGGTTTTTTCTTGGAATTTTTCCTTGACAAAGGAGTTTTTGTTTGGTTATTATTCTGACCGACCAGTCGGTCAGAATAGAAAACAAAAAATAATGTCCCGAATCTATTCCAGATGCCCATGGATCAATGATAACCAAATAAAGCTGAAGGGCTTGATATTTCGAGAATTCAAGAGGCCAAGTTATGGAACATATTCATCGAATCCTTTTCCCGACGAAAACTTGAAATAGAGAATTTCCTTGAAGGCGAAGGATTCTCTTCTGACAAGGATGTCTCGCAATGAATTTCAGACTGACCGGTCGGTTTTGTGGGGAAAATATATGGGACTCCGAGATCAATCAAGATTGGATAAAAAAAATCGAATTCTGGAGGCAGCAGCCCGGGTGTTTGCCCGCAGGGGATATTCAGGCGCGGTGATGGCCGATATCGCCGAAGAGGCGGGTATCGGGAAGGGTACCCTCTATGAATACTTCGACAGCAAGGAGGAACTCTTTTTCGGGGTCTTCGGGTGGTTCATGGGGATGATGCTGGAACTCAGCCGGGTTGAAACTTCGGTGTTGGGGGCATCGGCGAGCGAAAAGATCCTGGCCATAATGGAGTCTCTCATCCGGATAACCGGTGAAGAGATGAATGAAATGATGACCCTGTTCATGGAATTCTGGGCGGCCTCCGGGGCATCCAGGATGCAGGAAAGGTTCAAGCAGGCGTTCAGGGAGACCTACACCGGATTTCGAAAGATCTTTGCCGCCCTGATTCGGGAAGGCATGGAGAGGGGGGAATTCAGGAGCGATGCGGATCCGGAGTCTCTTGCAGCGGTTCTGGTGGGAAGCTGGGACGGGTTGTTTCTCCAGGCCTGGTTCGAGCCCTCCTTTGACGTGGAAAAGGTGCTCAAGGACTTTCTGGAGACTCTTTTTAAGGGCCTGATGCAAAAACCGAAGCAAACGATGGAACCGGAGGAGGGGTAGGCATGAATAAAAGAGGATGGTTGATTTCTGTGTATCGGTTCTTCTGGCCGGGCCTTTTGCTTATTCTGGTGATACTACCCGGAAAAGAGGTCTCGGGTTCCGAGGCATTGACTCCCAAAGAGATCCTGGACCGGGTGGACGATCTTTTCCGGGGGAGATCCAGCCACGGTAAC includes:
- a CDS encoding TetR/AcrR family transcriptional regulator: MGLRDQSRLDKKNRILEAAARVFARRGYSGAVMADIAEEAGIGKGTLYEYFDSKEELFFGVFGWFMGMMLELSRVETSVLGASASEKILAIMESLIRITGEEMNEMMTLFMEFWAASGASRMQERFKQAFRETYTGFRKIFAALIREGMERGEFRSDADPESLAAVLVGSWDGLFLQAWFEPSFDVEKVLKDFLETLFKGLMQKPKQTMEPEEG